A single genomic interval of Electrophorus electricus isolate fEleEle1 chromosome 4, fEleEle1.pri, whole genome shotgun sequence harbors:
- the nptnb gene encoding neuroplastin b isoform X1, which yields MYSYAKMLAAVVLGNVILQYVSSQNAGFVKSPMSETKLTGDTFELYCDVVGNPTPEIQWWYAEINRADSFKQLWDGARKRRVSINTAYGTNGVSVLGVTRLTLEDSGTYECRASNDPRRNDLRQNPAITWIRAQATISVLQKPKINASDQEILPTKKPQDDNPSITLQCNLTNAHTAHRESFWMKNGKEIQNTRKGLKNTAFTLSKPRADDAGEYMCVYTFDMAPNANASIEVKAAPEITGHKRSENKKEGESALLYCRSVGYPHPIWTWRKKVGQGSYIDIDNSTGRFFIINKENYSELTIINLDINTDPGEYVCNATNVIGSKESTSILRVRSHLAPLWPFLGVLAEIIILVVIIVVYEKRKRPDDMPDDDEPVGTMKTNSTNNHKDKNLRQRNTN from the exons ctgGGTTTGTGAAGTCGCCCATGTCTGAGACAAAGCTTACGGGGGACACCTTTGAGCTGTACTGCGACGTGGTTGGTAACCCCACACCGGAGATCCAGTGGTGGTATGCTGAGATTAACCGGGCGGACTCCTTCAAGCAGCTGTGGGACGGTGCCCGCAAGCGACGGGTGTCCATCAACACGGCATACGGCACCAATGGCGTCAGTGTGCTGGGTGTCACTCGCCTTACGCTGGAGGACTCGGGGACCTACGAGTGCCGGGCCAGTAACGACCCGCGCCGCAACGACCTGCGACAAAACCCTGCCATCACCTGGATCCGAGCTCAGGCCACCATTTCCGTGTTGCAGA AGCCAAAGATCAATGCCTCTGATCAGGAGATTCTGCCAACTAAGAAGCCACAGGATGATAACCCTTCCATCACGCTACAGTGTAACCTGACCAACGCTCACACCGCCCACCGGGAAAGCTTCTGGATGAAGAATGGAAAAGAAATCCAAAACACTAGAAAAGGCCTCAAGAACACAGCATTCAC ATTGAGCAAACCAAGAGCCGATGATGCAGGAGAatacatgtgtgtttacacCTTTGACATGGCCCCCAATGCCAACGCTTCCATTGAAGTCAAAG CGGCTCCTGAAATCACTGGTCACAAACGGAGTGAGAAtaaaaaggaaggagagagtgcACTCTTGTACTGCAGATCTGTGGGATACCCACATCCCATCTGGACATGGCGGAAAAAAGTCGGCCAGGGATCATACATA GACATCGACAACAGTACTGGACGCTTTTTCATCATCAACAAAGAAAATTACTCAGAACTCACTATTATAAACCTTGACATCAACACGGACCCCGGTGAATATGTTTGCAATGCCACCAACGTTATCGGCTCTAAAGAATCAACATCCATCCTGCGGGTGCGCAGTCACTTGGCCCCACTTTGGCCCTTCCTGGGTGTACTAGCTGAAATCATCATCCTGGTGGTCATCATTGTCGTTTATGAGAAACGCAAGAGGCCAGACGACATGCCAGACG ATGATGAACCAGTCGGAACAAT gaaaacaaattCTACTAACaaccacaaagacaaaaacCTGAGACAGCGGAACACCAACTGA
- the nptnb gene encoding neuroplastin b isoform X3, with the protein MYSYAKMLAAVVLGNVILQYVSSQNAGFVKSPMSETKLTGDTFELYCDVVGNPTPEIQWWYAEINRADSFKQLWDGARKRRVSINTAYGTNGVSVLGVTRLTLEDSGTYECRASNDPRRNDLRQNPAITWIRAQATISVLQKPKINASDQEILPTKKPQDDNPSITLQCNLTNAHTAHRESFWMKNGKEIQNTRKGLKNTAFTLSKPRADDAGEYMCVYTFDMAPNANASIEVKAAPEITGHKRSENKKEGESALLYCRSVGYPHPIWTWRKKVGQGSYIDIDNSTGRFFIINKENYSELTIINLDINTDPGEYVCNATNVIGSKESTSILRVRSHLAPLWPFLGVLAEIIILVVIIVVYEKRKRPDDMPDGVTSNL; encoded by the exons ctgGGTTTGTGAAGTCGCCCATGTCTGAGACAAAGCTTACGGGGGACACCTTTGAGCTGTACTGCGACGTGGTTGGTAACCCCACACCGGAGATCCAGTGGTGGTATGCTGAGATTAACCGGGCGGACTCCTTCAAGCAGCTGTGGGACGGTGCCCGCAAGCGACGGGTGTCCATCAACACGGCATACGGCACCAATGGCGTCAGTGTGCTGGGTGTCACTCGCCTTACGCTGGAGGACTCGGGGACCTACGAGTGCCGGGCCAGTAACGACCCGCGCCGCAACGACCTGCGACAAAACCCTGCCATCACCTGGATCCGAGCTCAGGCCACCATTTCCGTGTTGCAGA AGCCAAAGATCAATGCCTCTGATCAGGAGATTCTGCCAACTAAGAAGCCACAGGATGATAACCCTTCCATCACGCTACAGTGTAACCTGACCAACGCTCACACCGCCCACCGGGAAAGCTTCTGGATGAAGAATGGAAAAGAAATCCAAAACACTAGAAAAGGCCTCAAGAACACAGCATTCAC ATTGAGCAAACCAAGAGCCGATGATGCAGGAGAatacatgtgtgtttacacCTTTGACATGGCCCCCAATGCCAACGCTTCCATTGAAGTCAAAG CGGCTCCTGAAATCACTGGTCACAAACGGAGTGAGAAtaaaaaggaaggagagagtgcACTCTTGTACTGCAGATCTGTGGGATACCCACATCCCATCTGGACATGGCGGAAAAAAGTCGGCCAGGGATCATACATA GACATCGACAACAGTACTGGACGCTTTTTCATCATCAACAAAGAAAATTACTCAGAACTCACTATTATAAACCTTGACATCAACACGGACCCCGGTGAATATGTTTGCAATGCCACCAACGTTATCGGCTCTAAAGAATCAACATCCATCCTGCGGGTGCGCAGTCACTTGGCCCCACTTTGGCCCTTCCTGGGTGTACTAGCTGAAATCATCATCCTGGTGGTCATCATTGTCGTTTATGAGAAACGCAAGAGGCCAGACGACATGCCAGACG GGGTAACTTCAAACTTGTGA
- the nptnb gene encoding neuroplastin b isoform X2 — MYSYAKMLAAVVLGNVILQYVSSQNAGFVKSPMSETKLTGDTFELYCDVVGNPTPEIQWWYAEINRADSFKQLWDGARKRRVSINTAYGTNGVSVLGVTRLTLEDSGTYECRASNDPRRNDLRQNPAITWIRAQATISVLQKPKINASDQEILPTKKPQDDNPSITLQCNLTNAHTAHRESFWMKNGKEIQNTRKGLKNTAFTLSKPRADDAGEYMCVYTFDMAPNANASIEVKAAPEITGHKRSENKKEGESALLYCRSVGYPHPIWTWRKKVGQGSYIDIDNSTGRFFIINKENYSELTIINLDINTDPGEYVCNATNVIGSKESTSILRVRSHLAPLWPFLGVLAEIIILVVIIVVYEKRKRPDDMPDVGTMKTNSTNNHKDKNLRQRNTN, encoded by the exons ctgGGTTTGTGAAGTCGCCCATGTCTGAGACAAAGCTTACGGGGGACACCTTTGAGCTGTACTGCGACGTGGTTGGTAACCCCACACCGGAGATCCAGTGGTGGTATGCTGAGATTAACCGGGCGGACTCCTTCAAGCAGCTGTGGGACGGTGCCCGCAAGCGACGGGTGTCCATCAACACGGCATACGGCACCAATGGCGTCAGTGTGCTGGGTGTCACTCGCCTTACGCTGGAGGACTCGGGGACCTACGAGTGCCGGGCCAGTAACGACCCGCGCCGCAACGACCTGCGACAAAACCCTGCCATCACCTGGATCCGAGCTCAGGCCACCATTTCCGTGTTGCAGA AGCCAAAGATCAATGCCTCTGATCAGGAGATTCTGCCAACTAAGAAGCCACAGGATGATAACCCTTCCATCACGCTACAGTGTAACCTGACCAACGCTCACACCGCCCACCGGGAAAGCTTCTGGATGAAGAATGGAAAAGAAATCCAAAACACTAGAAAAGGCCTCAAGAACACAGCATTCAC ATTGAGCAAACCAAGAGCCGATGATGCAGGAGAatacatgtgtgtttacacCTTTGACATGGCCCCCAATGCCAACGCTTCCATTGAAGTCAAAG CGGCTCCTGAAATCACTGGTCACAAACGGAGTGAGAAtaaaaaggaaggagagagtgcACTCTTGTACTGCAGATCTGTGGGATACCCACATCCCATCTGGACATGGCGGAAAAAAGTCGGCCAGGGATCATACATA GACATCGACAACAGTACTGGACGCTTTTTCATCATCAACAAAGAAAATTACTCAGAACTCACTATTATAAACCTTGACATCAACACGGACCCCGGTGAATATGTTTGCAATGCCACCAACGTTATCGGCTCTAAAGAATCAACATCCATCCTGCGGGTGCGCAGTCACTTGGCCCCACTTTGGCCCTTCCTGGGTGTACTAGCTGAAATCATCATCCTGGTGGTCATCATTGTCGTTTATGAGAAACGCAAGAGGCCAGACGACATGCCAGACG TCGGAACAAT gaaaacaaattCTACTAACaaccacaaagacaaaaacCTGAGACAGCGGAACACCAACTGA
- the rec114 gene encoding meiotic recombination protein REC114: protein MSQKKTIAKAIWTLKRYGRFLPRAKDSGGTSSWKVFESSESTGKLELMILESGHLLVSQAQELLEGFSLLNARSFLKIHQKSDSLLFHMTSKGESRMMRLQFDGSNRSEAVDLCRKAVERLQEYLPIGTEEQPAPPPSTQTTETVPCDHQKQAPIDAPQAVPDVTQESVTIKHLSQHFLGLHGLSLPLAYRHCTVPPSTMEALLRLCLLDSGFPAFVEEVENKLKELIQE from the exons atGTCTCAAAAAAAGACAATAGCTAAAGCTATTTGGACTTTAAAACGCTATGGACGTTTTTTACCAAGAGCAAAAGACAGCGGAGGCACCTCTTCTTGGAAG GTGTTCGAGTCCAGTGAAAGCACAGGCAAGTTGGAACTGATGATACTGGAATCTGGTCATCTGCTTGTCTCACAGGCTCAGGAACTGCTG GAGGGGTTCTCTCTTCTCAATGCTAGGAGTTTTCTAAAGATCCATCAGAAATCTGACAGTCTGCTTTTCCACATGACATCGAAG GGTGAGAGCCGTATGATGAGACTGCAGTTTGATGGCAGTAACAGGTCTGAAGCAGTAGATTTATGTAGGAAGGCTGTGGAGAGACTTCAGGAATATCTCCCTATAGGCACAGAAGAGCagcctgcccctcccccttcaaCTCAAACCACTGAAACTGTACCATGTGACCATCAAAAGCAG GCTCCTATAGATGCACCACAGGCTGTCCCAGACGTTACCCAGGAATCTGTGACCATTAAGCATCTTTCTCAG caTTTCCTGGGCCTACATGGGCTGTCCCTGCCCTTGGCGTATCGTCATTGTACTGTGCCCCCTAGTACTATGGAGGCGCTGTTGCGCCTGTGTCTGCTTGACTCTGGCTTCCCTGCCTTTGTAGAAGAGGTGGAAAACAAGTTGAAGGAGCTGATCCAGGAGTGA